Within Bifidobacterium dentium JCM 1195 = DSM 20436, the genomic segment CGCCCAAACGCTTGGCCTCCGGATAGCCGGCACGCAACGTATTGGCGTCGATATATCCGCAGTACCGTTCGTCGAACCGTTCGACATCGCCGCGATTCTGTCCGTAGACTTCCACGGATGATGCGAAGACGAAGTCGATGCCGTCGCCATGCCGCGAGGCGTCGTTGCCGCAAGCGTAGTCCAGCAGATTCTTCAGTCCGATGATGTTGGAGGTGATGGTGGCGACCGGTTCCGTGGCATAGGCCCTGGGATGCGTGGTGCTGGCCAGATGCACTACGATATCGGCTGGAAGTTCGGGGCAGGCACCCGGTACGGACACATCCATCTGCGCGACATGGAAATGTTCGCCGCCGACATATGGGAAGCGAGCGCGAATCCGCTCGGCATTCCGCCCGATGGCGATGACATCGCACCGGAAATCCGCTTCCGCATTCTTGCGCATCAATACATCGATGAGGAAAGTGCCGATCATGCCGGTCGCACCGGATACCGCGATGGTCTTGCCGTTCAGTCGGGACCAGTCGATGGGCAGGGCCGCGCAATATGACAGGTCGTCTTGGTA encodes:
- a CDS encoding NAD-dependent epimerase/dehydratase family protein, with protein sequence MPDQRLQSRLYQDDLSYCAALPIDWSRLNGKTIAVSGATGMIGTFLIDVLMRKNAEADFRCDVIAIGRNAERIRARFPYVGGEHFHVAQMDVSVPGACPELPADIVVHLASTTHPRAYATEPVATITSNIIGLKNLLDYACGNDASRHGDGIDFVFASSVEVYGQNRGDVERFDERYCGYIDANTLRAGYPEAKRLGESLCQAYREQYGVRPVIPRIARTYGPTLHADDSKALSQFIHRGLAGEDIILKSEGTQRYSYAYVGDTVTGLLYCMMQGKAGEAYNIADSASDCRLRDLAALVAEYCGVEVRFELPDEVESKGYSKATLALMDGGKLAGLGWKAKYPIRQGIERTLHMMRNAG